One Gordonia zhaorongruii DNA segment encodes these proteins:
- a CDS encoding sigma-70 family RNA polymerase sigma factor translates to MSNPAQLSEYFEGERSRLNAVAYRLLGSRTDAEDAVQETWLRLAGQDAGSIENLRGWLTTVVSRIGIDMLRARAARHETSMDRDPSDAIVTDVVVTADRDSPEDTAVLADNVGVALLMVLQSLRPDERLAFILHDTFAVPFADIAPILGKTPDATKMLASRARRKVRHHERHDGNLQEQREIVDAFLAAAHDGDFDDLVRLLDPDVTWHRVTAHGTTTQVGESHVTDAVRRGQSSRVSAHRVLVNGEPGIMSWGPTGKPLSVMACTVRHGCIVEIVSIIDPARLGELDLSDVGPDGRDNNRS, encoded by the coding sequence ATGTCGAATCCGGCACAGCTCAGCGAGTACTTCGAAGGTGAACGTTCCCGGCTCAACGCGGTGGCCTACCGACTGCTGGGATCTCGCACCGACGCAGAGGACGCCGTTCAGGAGACGTGGCTACGGCTGGCCGGTCAGGACGCTGGATCGATCGAGAATCTGCGCGGTTGGCTCACCACAGTGGTGAGCCGGATCGGCATCGACATGCTCCGCGCACGGGCGGCGAGGCACGAGACGTCGATGGACCGTGATCCGTCCGATGCGATCGTCACTGACGTCGTCGTCACCGCGGACAGAGACTCCCCGGAGGACACCGCCGTGCTGGCCGACAACGTCGGGGTGGCCCTCCTGATGGTGCTGCAGTCACTGCGTCCGGATGAACGGCTCGCCTTCATCCTTCATGACACCTTCGCCGTCCCGTTCGCCGACATCGCGCCGATCCTCGGCAAGACGCCCGATGCCACCAAGATGCTGGCGAGTCGGGCACGGAGGAAAGTCCGGCACCATGAGCGTCACGACGGGAACCTGCAGGAGCAGCGCGAAATCGTCGATGCGTTCCTGGCCGCCGCACACGACGGCGACTTCGACGATCTCGTCCGACTCCTCGATCCGGACGTGACATGGCACCGAGTGACTGCGCACGGAACGACCACGCAGGTAGGCGAGTCCCACGTGACGGACGCGGTTCGCCGAGGCCAGTCGTCTCGCGTGAGCGCCCATCGTGTGCTCGTCAACGGCGAACCCGGAATCATGTCGTGGGGCCCGACGGGAAAGCCTCTGAGCGTCATGGCCTGCACAGTTCGGCATGGGTGCATCGTCGAGATCGTCTCGATCATCGATCCAGCCCGCCTGGGAGAGCTGGACCTATCCGACGTCGGTCCCGACGGACGCGATAACAACCGATCCTGA
- a CDS encoding DAPG hydrolase family protein: protein MRYVPTAADRAAAPASYPSEARYLGYRDDDYQSPWAPYFQEESQPVQEHVKDALISGPSPSEYGFSVDEAADVMSRPGYRKLETGYTEMDDGQLMVAALTKMPNVTGEMWDWWFGWHGTDTTRYKLWHPDAHYYSAMGQDRRANRELTDRQRYIDNVSYVDEYLGEKRSPLTVRFFDPTKLGFPEAPRGGTTVVARGGLSTLPISFAWLIHQVRPTDDGCEMRSRFIVNSFEVLDLPAHSVTSPAGKMLANPLTRKVGRAPIAKVGRQDLRVFGPDMLQHCAQEMNHLATFLPSLYEEFRDIP from the coding sequence ATGCGCTACGTCCCCACCGCGGCCGATCGAGCCGCAGCTCCCGCGTCATATCCTAGCGAGGCAAGGTATCTCGGCTATCGCGACGACGACTATCAGTCACCCTGGGCCCCGTACTTCCAGGAAGAGTCACAGCCCGTCCAGGAGCATGTGAAAGACGCGCTCATCTCCGGCCCCTCGCCCTCAGAATACGGTTTCAGCGTCGACGAGGCGGCCGACGTCATGTCACGCCCCGGCTACCGGAAGTTGGAAACCGGCTACACCGAGATGGACGACGGCCAGCTCATGGTCGCGGCCCTCACCAAGATGCCGAATGTGACCGGAGAGATGTGGGACTGGTGGTTCGGGTGGCACGGCACGGACACGACCCGTTACAAGCTCTGGCACCCGGACGCCCACTACTACTCCGCGATGGGTCAAGACCGCAGAGCCAACCGTGAACTGACGGACCGGCAGCGGTACATCGACAACGTCTCCTACGTCGACGAATACCTTGGCGAAAAGCGCAGTCCACTGACCGTTCGGTTCTTCGACCCGACGAAGCTGGGTTTTCCCGAAGCGCCCCGTGGTGGAACCACGGTCGTCGCGAGGGGTGGCCTCAGCACGCTGCCCATCTCGTTCGCCTGGCTCATCCATCAAGTCCGTCCCACCGACGACGGCTGCGAGATGCGCAGCCGTTTCATCGTCAACAGCTTCGAAGTCCTCGACCTCCCCGCCCACTCCGTGACCAGCCCCGCCGGCAAGATGCTCGCCAACCCGCTGACACGCAAGGTTGGTCGAGCACCGATCGCTAAGGTCGGTCGGCAGGATCTGCGAGTCTTCGGACCCGACATGTTGCAGCACTGCGCCCAGGAAATGAATCACCTCGCCACATTTCTGCCGAGCCTTTACGAAGAGTTCCGCGATATCCCCTGA